From Medicago truncatula cultivar Jemalong A17 chromosome 7, MtrunA17r5.0-ANR, whole genome shotgun sequence, a single genomic window includes:
- the LOC11418488 gene encoding myb family transcription factor PHL5 isoform X1 has protein sequence MYQHWSKMYGTQWESYIGISNLVKVVGSDQIVGSEQMSFEPIKSPCNNIVTTNFQGQTPHEGFGAVSVAKIKNHGSFQAEEYYDEDEIEVPGWCFDQFPKITDPPMLNCQAHGGDNFTNSLYSVDESLLSNSADSHNSSEEEYSNFQSGNMSFYDHFPKKHNELFRNDASIDENPLEISFQRTKSGSSTKSQKQTPQLYGMCATSNRKAPTCKRRVRWTEDLHESFMIIVDHLGGPEKAKPKAILDMMKSNLLSISHVKSHLQKCRSTIRVGVHKALQEKPEEGHRTDRVADLQLKISLKQIEESQQLHLEVRKSISQQLETQRKLQTLIEQHGNKLKLMQKERTNQRKSWTQRERTVPK, from the exons ATGTACCAACATTGGTCAAAGATGTATGGAACTCAATGGGAATCCTACATAGGAATTAGCAACCTAGTTAAGGTTGTTGGGTCAGACCAAATTGTTGGATCAGAACAGATGAGTTTTGAGCCAATCAAATCACCCTGCAACAACATTGTCACTACAAATTTTCAAGGTCAAACACCCCATGAGGGTTTTGGTGCAGTGAGTGTAGCCAAAATCAAAAACCATGGTAGTTTTCAAGCTGAAGAATATTATGATGAGGATGAGATTGAAGTTCCTGGTTGGTGTTTTGATCAGTTTCCAAAGATAACAGACCCTCCAATGCTGAATTGTCAAGCCCATGGAGGAGATAATTTTACAAACTCCTTGTACTCTGTTGATGAATCTTTGTTGTCTAACAGTGCAGATAGTCACAATTCTTCTGAAGAAGAATATAGTAATTTTCAATCTggaaatatgtcattttatgaccactttccaaaaaaacataatgaattGTTTAGGAATGATGCTTCCATTGATGAGAATCCCCTTGAAATTTCCTTTCAGAGAActaag TCAGGCTCATCTACAAAATCACAAAAGCAGACTCCTCAACTTTATGGAATGTGTGCCACTTCTAACAGGAAAGCTCCAACATGTAAAAGAAGAGTAAGATGGACAGAGGATCTGCATGAATCATTCATGATCATCGTTGATCACCTTGGTGGTCCAGAAA AGGCAAAGCCTAAGGCTATACTAGATATGATGAAATCAAATTTGCTATCCATTTCCCATGTTAAAAGTCATTTGCAG AAATGTCGATCTACAATACGCGTCGGCGTGCATAAAGCTTTGCAGG AAAAACCCGAGGAAGGACATAGAACAGATAGAGTCGCAGATCTTCAACTcaaaat CAGCCTTAAGCAAATTGAGGAATCACAGCAGTTACATCTAGAGGTTCGAAAAAGTATTTCGCAACAGTTAGAG ACACAAAGAAAGTTGCAAACACTAATTGAACAACATGGCAACAAGCTCAAACTAATGCAAAAAGAAAGAACCAACCAAAGAAAATCATGGACACAACGAGAAAGAACAGTTCCCAAATAA
- the LOC11418488 gene encoding myb family transcription factor PHL5 isoform X2, translating to MYQHWSKMYGTQWESYIGISNLVKVVGSDQIVGSEQMSFEPIKSPCNNIVTTNFQGQTPHEGFGAVSVAKIKNHGSFQAEEYYDEDEIEVPGWCFDQFPKITDPPMLNCQAHGGDNFTNSLYSVDESLLSNSADSHNSSEEEYSNFQSGNMSFYDHFPKKHNELFRNDASIDENPLEISFQRTKSGSSTKSQKQTPQLYGMCATSNRKAPTCKRRVRWTEDLHESFMIIVDHLGGPEKAKPKAILDMMKSNLLSISHVKSHLQKCRSTIRVGVHKALQEKPEEGHRTDRVADLQLKILKQIEESQQLHLEVRKSISQQLETQRKLQTLIEQHGNKLKLMQKERTNQRKSWTQRERTVPK from the exons ATGTACCAACATTGGTCAAAGATGTATGGAACTCAATGGGAATCCTACATAGGAATTAGCAACCTAGTTAAGGTTGTTGGGTCAGACCAAATTGTTGGATCAGAACAGATGAGTTTTGAGCCAATCAAATCACCCTGCAACAACATTGTCACTACAAATTTTCAAGGTCAAACACCCCATGAGGGTTTTGGTGCAGTGAGTGTAGCCAAAATCAAAAACCATGGTAGTTTTCAAGCTGAAGAATATTATGATGAGGATGAGATTGAAGTTCCTGGTTGGTGTTTTGATCAGTTTCCAAAGATAACAGACCCTCCAATGCTGAATTGTCAAGCCCATGGAGGAGATAATTTTACAAACTCCTTGTACTCTGTTGATGAATCTTTGTTGTCTAACAGTGCAGATAGTCACAATTCTTCTGAAGAAGAATATAGTAATTTTCAATCTggaaatatgtcattttatgaccactttccaaaaaaacataatgaattGTTTAGGAATGATGCTTCCATTGATGAGAATCCCCTTGAAATTTCCTTTCAGAGAActaag TCAGGCTCATCTACAAAATCACAAAAGCAGACTCCTCAACTTTATGGAATGTGTGCCACTTCTAACAGGAAAGCTCCAACATGTAAAAGAAGAGTAAGATGGACAGAGGATCTGCATGAATCATTCATGATCATCGTTGATCACCTTGGTGGTCCAGAAA AGGCAAAGCCTAAGGCTATACTAGATATGATGAAATCAAATTTGCTATCCATTTCCCATGTTAAAAGTCATTTGCAG AAATGTCGATCTACAATACGCGTCGGCGTGCATAAAGCTTTGCAGG AAAAACCCGAGGAAGGACATAGAACAGATAGAGTCGCAGATCTTCAACTcaaaat CCTTAAGCAAATTGAGGAATCACAGCAGTTACATCTAGAGGTTCGAAAAAGTATTTCGCAACAGTTAGAG ACACAAAGAAAGTTGCAAACACTAATTGAACAACATGGCAACAAGCTCAAACTAATGCAAAAAGAAAGAACCAACCAAAGAAAATCATGGACACAACGAGAAAGAACAGTTCCCAAATAA
- the LOC11444748 gene encoding myb family transcription factor PHL5 — protein MSQIWNIGACNQQQLSIVEEGESTKSCNTNTIMSRFESPASAFYATENCMGFAEFDHQVDNNQSLSSQSYKVNDLEFPLCQSLRENNHLLDASNQHDPNFELSNTLQALVKSQLNGNQHLRFPENLNKFSCGNFPFEQQKLFFDGLASVSNSSSFCNKGNHDYMVARGSYHLSVEQLNFSSQHEKLSPTISAGSLSTSLGSTSSSGNVVSSKTRIRWTKDLHEKFVECVNRLGGAEKATPKAILKMMDSEGLTIFHVKSHLQKYRTAKFMPESAQGKSDKRIHIDDVQHVGVKTGFQIKEALQLQLDAQRRLHEQLEIQRTLQLRLEEQGRQLKKMFDQQQKTCSNLFNTPNTINDDTKNIGKDVEVSISERAENSLLQSKSSERII, from the exons ATGAGTCAAATTTGGAATATAGGAGCATGCAATCAACAACAATTATCCATAGTTGAAGAAGGagaatcaacaaaatcatgTAATACAAACACTATTATGAGCCGTTTCGAGTCACCAGCTTCTGCTTTTTATGCAACAGAAAACTGCATGGGATTTGCAGAATTTGATCACCAAGTTGATAATAATCAATCTTTGAGTTCTCAATCATATAAGGTTAATGATTTGGAATTCCCTTTGTGTCAATCTCTTAGGGAAAACAATCATTTATTGGATGCATCAAACCAACATGACCCCAACTTTGAACTGTCTAACACTTTGCAAGCATTGGTGAAATCTCAATTGAATGGTAATCAACACCTTAGATTCCCAGAAAACTTGAATAAATTTTCATGTGGGAATTTTCCATTTGAACAGCAAAAGTTGTTCTTTGATGGTCTTGCCTCAGTTAGCAACAGCTCATCATTTTGTAATAAAGGAAATCATGACTATATG GTTGCTCGTGGATCTTATCATTTATCAGTCGAGCAACTGAATTTCTCTTCTCAGCATGAGAAGTTGTCTCCAACAATTTCAGCAGGAAGTTTATCAACTTCTCTTGGAAGCACTTCTTCTAGTGGGAATGTAGTTTCAAGTAAAACAAGAATTAGATGGACTAAGGATCTTCATGAGAAGTTTGTTGAGTGTGTAAATCGACTTGGGGGTGCTGAGA AGGCAACACCAAAAGCTATATTGAAGATGATGGACTCTGAAGGCTTAACTATATTTCATGTGAAAAGTCATTTGCAGAAATATAGAACTGCAAAATTCATGCCAGAGTCAGCTCAAg GGAAATCTGACAAAAGAATCCATATCGATGATGTGCAGCATGTTGGTGTTAAAAC TGGCTTTCAAATCAAGGAGGCACTTCAACTTCAATTAGATGCACAAAGGCGTCTTCATGAACAactagag ATTCAAAGAACATTACAATTACGACTTGAGGAACAAGGCAGACAGctgaaaaaaatgtttgatcaGCAGCAGAAGACATGTAGTAACCTCTTCAATACTCCAAATACAATCAATGATGATACAAAAAATATTGGCAAAGATGTTGAGGTTTCTATTTCTGAAAGGGCTGAAAACTCTTTATTACAATCCAAATCCTCCGAACGCATAATTTGA
- the LOC11423658 gene encoding uncharacterized protein, translated as MNQNYTYTHSLIIFLSTTCSFNHTKMFTPSLQIFSLKSSSSSSSNLTSIKLKRIIHTLLVSHLCRIIRALSKVKDFIVEILKDDNNSTINFTYYPSSHKKRNNIRKKIILGSFRLHYNWCSSKSSHVLPVPERVYEGLFDTSEQPKSEDCPDSHLAGYLQWLEEKKIQEGTKEKEIVNENIDMLAEMFIANCHEKFKLEKQESDRKYQEMLARSI; from the coding sequence ATGAACCAAAACTATACATACACCCACTCTCTCATAATATTTCTATCCACCACCTGCTCCTTTAATCACACAAAAATGTTCACTCCATCTCTTCAAATTTTCTCactaaaatcatcatcatcatcatcttcaaatttAACCTCAATCAAACTCAAAAGAATTATCCACACCCTCTTAGTTTCACACTTGTGTAGAATAATTCGTGCACTATCCAAAGTCAAAGATTTTATAGTTGAGATTCTCAAAGACGACAACAACTCAACCATCAACTTCACTTATTACCCTTCCTCTCACAAAAAACGtaacaacataagaaaaaaGATCATTTTAGGTTCCTTTAGACTTCATTATAATTGGTGTTCTTCAAAATCTTCTCATGTTTTGCCGGTTCCGGAACGGGTTTATGAAGGTTTGTTTGATACTTCAGAGCAGCCAAAAAGTGAGGATTGTCCTGACTCACATCTTGCAGGATATTTACAGTGGCTTGAGGAGAAGAAGATTCAAGAGGGTacaaaagagaaagagattGTTAATGAGAATATTGATATGTTAGCTGAAATGTTTATTGCTAATTGTCATGAGAAGTTCAAGTTGGAAAAACAAGAATCTGATAGGAAGTATCAAGAAATGCTTGCTAGAAGCATTTAA
- the LOC11443476 gene encoding non-structural maintenance of chromosomes element 4 homolog A, translating into MSQSHNDNIISVKRELIMNMSCEDDDDNSDVVDNGDEVDYQTSNGRRVLRSRYLAVQNLIRGDEKENIAKTDSKTFGSIFSKIEKLHKSVTTPREQVADAQALLDITKSLALSVKAHSSGGLTPSTFVTHILEKFGQGGGTSTSREDCSRNSIAWQDIGIAVSSIFGAGYGCSTMIGPMESKIKPKRVYRRRSVKPTQLARPAEVVESSKNGRNDTDKNMLTMFNILKKNRSVNLENLVLNRTSFAQTVENLFALSFLVKDGRAQIKVDKSRRHLVSPRNAPAAKSVISMDVALTHFVFRFDYNDWKLMVRTVVGEELMPQRNSQSQI; encoded by the exons ATGTCTCAATCACACAATGATAACATCATCAGCGTGAAACGCGAATTGATTATGAATATGAGCTGCGAGGACGATGATGATAACAGTGACGTCGTTGATAACGGTGACGAAGTTGATTATCAAACTAGTAACGGCCGTCGAGTTCTCCGTTCTCGTTACCTCGCCGTCCAGAACTTGATTCGCGGTg atGAAAAGGAGAATATTGCTAAGACTGACTCTAAAACTTTTGGTTCGATTTTCAGTAAAATCGAGAAATTACACAAGTCAG TCACAACACCGAGAGAACAAGTTGCCGATGCACAGGCTCTTTTGGACATAACTAAATCCTTGGCATTGTCTGTCAAAGCTCATTCTAGTGGTGGACTCACTCCTTCAACCTTTGTCACTCACATTCTTGAAAAATTCGGACAAGGAGGTGGAACAAGTACTAGCAGAGAAGATTGCAGCAGAAACTCAATAGCTTGGCAGGACATTGGAATTGCAGTTTCAAGTATTTTTGGAGCGGGATATGGGTGTTCTACAAT GATTGGCCCAATGGAGTCTAAGATAAAGCCAAAAAGGGTTTATCGAAGAAGGAGTGTGAAGCCCACTCAATTGGCACGGCCAGCAGAG GTTGTTGAAAGTTCAAAGAATGGGAGAAATGATACTGATAAAAATATGTTAACTATGTTTAACATCTTAAAGAAGAATAGATCTGtcaatcttgaaaatttggttttgaataGGACCTCTTTTGCACAAACGGTGGAGAACTTATTTGCTTTATCTTTTTTAGTCAAAGATGGAAGGGCTCAGATAAAAGTGGACAAGTCTAGACGTCACTTAGTTT CGCCAAGGAATGCTCCTGCTGCAAAATCCGTTATTTCTATGGATGTTGCTTTGACCCACTTTGTATTCCGATTTGACTATAATGATTGGAAG TTGATGGTTCGCACTGTTGTTGGGGAGGAGTTGATGCCTCAAAGGAATAGTCAATCACAGATTTAG
- the LOC112416276 gene encoding uncharacterized protein: MANEEVQSPNDVSPTQQTQTALDETNVESQEPEAVREPSVSPNKRGLKSVYWRHYKRQKFDGKFKAICKYCDKKLGGETTNGTSHLKDHLSICAARNKRSPMQALLKVSEVPGKGKESFVAGTYTFNQDISRTVASESAFSTSGRDVTPQRSRLKEDTLEALMCSQNWFRTEMQGYSKIYASFECVDEDMDDDEEMSQT, encoded by the exons ATGGCCAATGAAGAAGTTCAGTCACCTAATGATGTTTCTCCAACACAACAAACTCAAACAGCTCTGGATGAGACGAACGTCGAAAGTCAAGAACCTGAAGCCGTTCGTGAGCCTAGTGTAAGTCCTAACAAAAGAGGACTCAAATCTGTTTATTGGCGTCATTACAAAAGGCAGAAGTTCGATGGCAAGTTTAAGGCCATTTGCAAATATTGCGATAAGAAACTTGGTGGTGAGACAACAAATGGTACTTCTCATTTAAAGGACCATCTTTCAATATGTGCAGCTCGCAATAAAAGAAGTCCAATGCAAGCCTTGCTAAAAGTTTCTGAAGTGCCGGGAAAGGGTAAAGAATCATTTGTTGCTGGAACTTATACTTTTAATCAAGATATTTCTAGGACAGTTGCTTCGGAATCTGCATTTAGTACTAGTGGCCGTGATGTAACTCCACAACGTAGTAGGTTGAAGGAAGACACATTAGAGGCTTTGATGTGCAGCCAAAATTGGTTCCGAACAGAAATGCAAG gttATTCAAAGATATATGCTTCTTTTGAATGTGTTGATGAGGATATGGATGATGATGAG GAAATGAGTCAAACATAA